From Candidatus Electrothrix rattekaaiensis, one genomic window encodes:
- a CDS encoding TlpA disulfide reductase family protein — translation MNSIITKKTFVMCTILLLALSGRVLATPMPDFTLPSAVDGKDISSDDFKGKVLLVTFFATWCPPCRQEIPSLIQLQKDLAAKGFSVLGLSLDEGDGGVVNDLVEHDKINYPVLMADSEVVSGFGGVTGIPTSFLVGHDGKMIRSYAGYVSHELLKQDIEEVIPQKVEVKKIEKAKKIEKAKKIEKVKKSEKDTKTEGSDK, via the coding sequence ATGAATTCAATCATTACGAAAAAGACGTTCGTTATGTGTACTATTTTGTTGCTGGCTCTGAGCGGTAGAGTGCTGGCGACACCTATGCCCGATTTTACATTACCTTCCGCTGTGGACGGGAAAGATATCAGCAGTGACGACTTTAAGGGCAAGGTTTTGCTGGTGACCTTTTTTGCAACTTGGTGTCCTCCGTGTCGCCAGGAAATTCCTTCTCTTATTCAGCTCCAGAAAGATCTGGCTGCTAAAGGATTTTCCGTTCTTGGTCTTTCTCTTGACGAGGGAGATGGAGGTGTCGTCAATGATCTTGTCGAGCATGACAAGATCAACTATCCCGTTTTAATGGCGGACAGCGAGGTTGTGAGCGGCTTTGGCGGGGTGACAGGGATTCCCACCTCTTTCTTGGTCGGGCATGATGGAAAGATGATACGGTCCTATGCTGGATATGTTTCGCACGAGCTTCTGAAGCAGGATATCGAAGAGGTTATTCCGCAAAAGGTAGAGGTGAAAAAGATTGAAAAGGCGAAGAAGATTGAAAAGGCGAAGAAGATTGAAAAGGTGAAGAAAAGCGAAAAGGACACGAAAACAGAGGGGTCGGATAAGTAA
- the recO gene encoding DNA repair protein RecO, with translation MSHQTCRTGCIVLKNVDFGESDRIITLYSPDRGRFTAIAKGAKRSQKRFVNKLEEFSLLNISYRPAKYSRLHFLCEAELKEAFISLRTDWQRYCAAILANELVLRFTGEHDPDRRIFSLLHWLLESLHHGASPLPTVVFFHLHLLDACGYRPRLEHCATCSCSLDKIRVLNFALQPGNGTLLCSRCSGNPDRSRFTLSLQSLKFLQTAQGMTTKQMHRLQMPKNVASECLYVLYSYSKYLLQCDIHSWSFLSQITGKQSKRNRGKTNISEA, from the coding sequence TTGTCGCACCAAACCTGCCGTACCGGATGCATTGTCCTGAAAAATGTTGATTTTGGCGAATCGGACAGAATTATCACCCTGTACAGCCCGGATAGAGGTCGCTTTACTGCTATTGCCAAGGGAGCAAAACGCTCGCAAAAACGGTTTGTCAACAAACTGGAAGAGTTTTCTCTGCTTAATATCAGCTACCGACCAGCCAAATATAGCCGCCTCCATTTTCTCTGTGAGGCGGAGTTGAAAGAAGCCTTTATCTCCCTACGAACCGATTGGCAACGATATTGTGCGGCGATACTGGCTAATGAACTCGTCCTCCGTTTTACCGGAGAGCATGATCCGGACCGTCGAATTTTCTCCTTACTCCACTGGCTCCTGGAATCTCTTCACCACGGAGCTTCTCCCCTGCCTACTGTTGTTTTTTTTCACCTTCACCTGCTTGATGCTTGCGGTTACCGACCCCGGCTGGAGCACTGTGCTACCTGCTCCTGCTCTCTGGATAAAATCAGGGTGCTCAATTTTGCCCTTCAGCCAGGCAACGGCACCCTTCTTTGTAGCCGTTGCAGCGGCAATCCCGACCGCTCACGCTTCACCCTTTCGCTGCAAAGCCTCAAGTTCCTCCAAACAGCCCAGGGCATGACAACCAAGCAAATGCACCGTTTGCAGATGCCTAAAAACGTTGCCTCTGAATGCCTGTATGTTTTATACAGCTACTCTAAATACCTTCTGCAATGCGACATCCATTCCTGGAGCTTTCTGTCCCAAATAACAGGTAAACAAAGCAAACGAAATAGGGGCAAAACAAATATCTCAGAGGCATGA
- the hemA gene encoding glutamyl-tRNA reductase, with product MGHDSIVLLGVNHKKTPLEIREKMALTGGYAEPLEKLRELDGLKEYYLLSTCNRVEVLFICQDPEQMRREVLDLLFAGKVSREEVAGCFYVYENEEAIRHLFMVSSSLDSMIVGESQILGQLKEAFRHAAEQKTAGLIINKLLHKSFSVAKRVRTETRIGANAVSISYAAVELGRKIFGDLRGKRVMLIGAGEMAELAAEHLVGQGIQEVVVANRTLERAMKLAARFKGRAVGLDEVVEQLLDVDILISSTGAQGIVLFKKDIVPLMSRRRNRPLFFIDIAVPRDLDPEINSLENIYLYDIDDLNNVVEMNREQRDKEAVKAQRIVEEETLKFQHWLDGMEVTPTIVDLRAVAESICQTELAKTLPRLNGIGAQERKCIERMASSIVGKMLHHPMQYLKTDHGCVDQSERIMQVRTLFQLNEQSEQCQKDDG from the coding sequence ATGGGGCATGATTCCATAGTTCTCCTTGGAGTGAACCATAAGAAAACTCCTCTGGAGATACGTGAGAAGATGGCACTCACCGGGGGCTATGCTGAGCCGCTGGAAAAGTTGCGGGAGCTGGACGGACTCAAGGAATATTATCTCCTTTCCACCTGCAATCGGGTGGAGGTTCTGTTCATTTGTCAAGATCCAGAACAGATGCGTCGCGAGGTGCTTGACCTACTCTTTGCTGGCAAGGTGAGCCGTGAAGAGGTCGCTGGCTGTTTCTATGTCTATGAGAACGAGGAGGCTATACGGCATCTGTTCATGGTTTCCTCCAGCCTGGATTCCATGATTGTGGGTGAGTCCCAGATTCTCGGTCAGTTGAAAGAGGCTTTTCGGCATGCTGCGGAGCAGAAAACAGCAGGGTTGATTATTAACAAGTTGCTGCATAAGTCTTTTTCTGTGGCCAAACGGGTGCGGACGGAAACTCGGATCGGGGCCAATGCGGTCTCTATTTCCTATGCAGCAGTGGAATTAGGTCGGAAGATTTTCGGTGATCTCCGAGGTAAACGAGTCATGCTGATCGGGGCTGGTGAGATGGCTGAGCTTGCTGCAGAGCATCTGGTGGGCCAGGGGATTCAGGAGGTCGTGGTCGCCAATCGTACGCTGGAACGAGCCATGAAACTCGCTGCCCGTTTTAAGGGCAGGGCCGTCGGTCTGGATGAAGTGGTTGAGCAACTTCTTGATGTTGATATTCTTATCAGCTCAACAGGAGCTCAAGGGATCGTTCTCTTCAAAAAGGATATTGTTCCTCTTATGTCCCGACGCCGAAACAGACCGCTTTTCTTTATTGATATTGCGGTTCCCCGTGATTTGGACCCTGAGATCAATAGCTTGGAAAATATTTATCTCTATGATATTGATGATTTGAATAATGTCGTCGAGATGAATCGCGAGCAGCGGGACAAAGAGGCGGTCAAGGCCCAACGCATTGTTGAAGAAGAAACCTTGAAGTTTCAGCATTGGCTTGATGGGATGGAGGTGACACCGACCATTGTCGATCTCAGAGCGGTTGCTGAATCTATCTGCCAGACCGAGTTGGCCAAAACTTTGCCCCGGCTCAACGGCATTGGTGCTCAGGAACGGAAATGCATTGAACGAATGGCCTCTTCCATTGTCGGAAAAATGCTGCATCATCCTATGCAGTACCTGAAAACGGACCACGGTTGTGTGGATCAGTCTGAACGGATCATGCAGGTCCGCACGCTGTTTCAACTCAACGAACAATCTGAACAATGTCAAAAGGATGACGGCTGA
- a CDS encoding SurA N-terminal domain-containing protein: MKISWLYILLTFLSVMHVPVAQSDIIDSSVAVVNEDVITLSDINKIGKAIFRQIAEEAPPEQREEALKQARKKIITQLIENKLLTQQATALHISVAEPEIDRAQEQVLQRNGFSSEDFKAELKKMGLNQAQYRETLRDQILRSKLINYEVRSKVVIPDEEIQKYFEQQYSETKAEGYYLLQLGVSWADTAKTSNVLTAKEAARKQVEAAHNLAKQGVKFKDLARQYSNLPSAADGGDLGFFKKNEMAAYMRDAVTALQPGAISPIIERPDSYMFFKILSNGQEEGKDRVLDENMKEEIRNKLYKQEAEERYKKWLEKIRSEAYIKIL; encoded by the coding sequence ATGAAAATAAGTTGGTTATATATATTGCTGACCTTTTTATCCGTCATGCATGTACCTGTTGCCCAATCTGATATTATCGATTCCAGTGTTGCAGTAGTTAACGAAGATGTTATTACGCTTTCTGATATCAACAAAATCGGCAAAGCGATTTTCCGACAAATCGCAGAGGAAGCTCCGCCTGAACAGCGAGAGGAAGCACTGAAACAGGCACGAAAAAAAATTATAACACAGCTTATTGAAAATAAACTGCTCACACAACAAGCTACCGCACTTCATATTTCAGTTGCTGAACCAGAAATTGATCGCGCACAGGAGCAGGTGCTGCAACGAAACGGTTTTTCAAGCGAAGATTTTAAGGCCGAATTAAAAAAAATGGGGCTGAATCAAGCCCAATACCGAGAGACCCTTCGAGACCAGATCCTTCGCAGTAAGTTGATTAACTATGAAGTACGCTCTAAGGTCGTTATCCCAGACGAAGAAATACAGAAATATTTTGAGCAGCAATATAGTGAGACCAAAGCAGAAGGATATTATCTTTTACAGCTTGGTGTATCTTGGGCCGATACGGCTAAAACCTCCAACGTGCTGACTGCGAAGGAAGCTGCTCGCAAACAGGTTGAGGCGGCACATAACCTCGCCAAACAAGGGGTAAAATTCAAAGATCTTGCCCGCCAATACTCAAATTTACCCTCTGCTGCGGATGGTGGTGACTTGGGCTTCTTTAAAAAGAACGAGATGGCAGCGTACATGCGAGACGCAGTAACAGCACTGCAACCTGGAGCAATCAGCCCTATCATTGAACGTCCTGACAGCTATATGTTTTTCAAAATTCTGTCGAACGGACAGGAAGAAGGTAAAGATAGAGTGCTTGACGAAAATATGAAAGAAGAAATTCGCAATAAACTGTATAAACAGGAAGCAGAAGAACGCTACAAAAAATGGCTGGAAAAAATACGGAGCGAGGCATATATTAAAATTCTCTAA
- a CDS encoding methyltransferase domain-containing protein — MDPQTLPAETQELYQSIKQQYRVGFESLKLEDDLQLHLLKITDIEQMLEGKDPLKNPSEFPFWVRLWEAAVVLSRFMVNLRPSPGTTVLELGAGLGAPGLTAAALGCSVTLSDYEEIILDFGRVSAAASKLDQVEFSLLDWLDPPEMERYDIILGAEVLFREEFFQPLLAVLRRALKPNGVVYLAHDMKRKSVHPFLQLAEKEYAISASKRVLKSLDQEKEILLTRLTPR, encoded by the coding sequence ATGGATCCGCAGACGCTCCCCGCTGAAACTCAGGAGCTTTACCAGAGCATCAAACAGCAGTATCGAGTGGGCTTTGAATCGTTGAAGCTCGAAGATGATCTTCAATTACACCTGTTGAAGATCACTGATATTGAACAGATGTTGGAAGGCAAGGACCCTCTGAAAAATCCCTCGGAATTCCCTTTTTGGGTACGCCTCTGGGAAGCAGCTGTTGTACTTTCTCGTTTTATGGTGAATTTACGTCCTTCTCCAGGGACAACAGTGCTTGAGCTCGGTGCCGGGCTTGGTGCTCCCGGTCTGACCGCAGCAGCCTTGGGCTGCTCTGTTACCTTGAGTGATTATGAGGAGATAATTCTTGATTTCGGCAGGGTCAGTGCAGCGGCCTCAAAGCTGGATCAGGTTGAGTTCTCCCTTTTGGACTGGCTGGATCCACCGGAAATGGAACGCTATGATATTATCCTCGGTGCAGAGGTGCTGTTTCGAGAGGAGTTTTTTCAGCCCCTGCTTGCTGTTCTTCGCCGAGCCTTAAAGCCGAACGGTGTTGTTTATCTCGCCCATGATATGAAAAGAAAATCTGTTCATCCTTTTCTGCAATTGGCGGAAAAAGAGTATGCGATTTCCGCCTCAAAACGAGTCCTGAAAAGCTTGGACCAGGAGAAAGAGATTCTGCTGACTCGTTTGACTCCCCGTTGA
- a CDS encoding helix-turn-helix transcriptional regulator encodes MTKQKTSDSQDTRETLEEHTPHQDHKESENLPIGKLLRQVREKKALTIHDISQETNISSSNLTSIEQGNYNGLPADTFIRGQIIIYAQFLDIDGKEAARLFFEERSQHLTRKESNPFNQKEKGLSTKQLAEPAHISSATWAVSLLLLIITFLIVFSWYTDWNPFAYYSEQESTQVSATTTAAHRTKPEPRPDADMLPNSNTLEEAVTPSVTVPIPATAQEKLEATDSDTVKQDTASE; translated from the coding sequence ATGACCAAACAAAAAACGAGTGATTCACAAGATACCAGAGAAACACTGGAAGAGCACACTCCTCATCAGGATCATAAGGAAAGCGAAAACCTGCCGATCGGCAAGCTCCTGCGTCAGGTACGCGAAAAAAAGGCTTTGACGATCCATGATATCTCGCAAGAAACAAATATTTCTTCTTCCAACCTGACCTCCATTGAGCAGGGCAACTATAATGGGCTGCCAGCAGACACCTTTATCCGAGGACAGATAATTATTTACGCCCAATTTCTCGATATTGACGGAAAAGAGGCGGCACGTTTATTTTTTGAAGAACGATCTCAACATTTAACACGCAAAGAAAGTAACCCATTCAATCAAAAGGAAAAGGGACTGTCTACCAAGCAGCTCGCTGAACCAGCCCATATTTCATCCGCAACTTGGGCAGTCAGTCTTCTTTTACTGATTATAACCTTTCTTATCGTTTTCAGCTGGTATACAGACTGGAATCCTTTCGCATATTACTCCGAACAGGAGTCGACTCAAGTCAGTGCCACCACTACGGCAGCTCATCGGACCAAGCCTGAACCAAGGCCTGATGCTGATATGCTCCCCAACAGCAATACACTTGAAGAGGCTGTAACACCTTCAGTTACGGTGCCTATCCCGGCAACAGCGCAAGAAAAGCTTGAAGCAACCGACAGCGATACCGTTAAGCAGGATACCGCTTCAGAGTAG
- a CDS encoding trypsin-like peptidase domain-containing protein yields MMKRFSLLCLLLACCTASLLPAHELHLKNDRIITTNNVWREGDTVHYEQYGGTISIPYSRVKGVVYDTPQKEEGEATEQQAEQAPVGQVSPEKNLTARLNKALSPKTPVEQASMCTLSVKTAAGFGSGFFISNDGYIITNKHVVRGSERQFKQVEENIAQSRQNLRQYKRSLDTASKRQKSYRDDLVEKETLLKKLKKAGRIDRAYFKAKQRELHDAEQLLQEEEKRFATAKKKYRAAKRSFDKEAEKFHRSRRKLAGQGSFTIILADETELYADLYRVSDKHDLALLKISGYKTPFLQPVQEKDLVQGQKVFAVGSPADLSLKNTVTSGILSAFRDNFIQTNAQIYPGNSGGPLIDSKGRVIGVNTKKLLTRKFEGLGFAIPIRIVFAEFEDYLSLN; encoded by the coding sequence ATGATGAAACGCTTCTCTCTACTCTGCCTGCTTTTAGCCTGTTGCACCGCATCCCTGCTTCCGGCCCACGAACTGCACCTGAAAAATGATCGCATCATCACCACCAATAATGTCTGGCGGGAAGGAGATACTGTGCATTATGAACAGTACGGCGGCACCATTTCTATCCCCTATAGCAGGGTCAAGGGCGTGGTCTACGATACTCCTCAGAAGGAGGAAGGCGAGGCTACCGAGCAGCAGGCGGAACAGGCACCTGTGGGACAGGTTTCCCCCGAGAAAAACCTCACTGCAAGACTGAACAAGGCCCTGTCACCCAAAACCCCTGTGGAACAGGCATCCATGTGTACCCTTTCCGTCAAGACCGCTGCCGGGTTCGGTTCCGGCTTTTTCATTTCTAATGATGGCTATATCATCACCAATAAACATGTGGTACGGGGCAGCGAAAGGCAATTCAAGCAGGTTGAGGAAAATATTGCGCAAAGCCGCCAAAACCTCCGGCAGTATAAACGTTCTCTGGACACAGCCTCGAAACGGCAAAAGAGCTATCGAGACGATTTGGTGGAAAAAGAGACTCTGTTAAAGAAACTGAAAAAAGCAGGAAGGATCGACAGGGCGTATTTTAAAGCCAAACAACGGGAACTGCATGATGCGGAACAGCTCCTTCAGGAGGAGGAAAAACGCTTCGCCACAGCAAAAAAGAAATATCGGGCTGCGAAACGTAGCTTTGACAAAGAGGCGGAGAAGTTTCATCGCAGCCGACGAAAATTGGCCGGACAAGGCAGTTTCACCATCATCCTGGCTGATGAGACCGAGCTGTATGCCGACCTCTATCGCGTCAGCGACAAGCATGACTTGGCCCTGCTCAAGATCAGCGGTTATAAGACCCCATTCCTTCAGCCTGTTCAAGAAAAAGATCTGGTTCAGGGACAGAAGGTCTTTGCGGTGGGCAGCCCTGCGGATCTCAGCTTAAAAAACACCGTGACCTCGGGGATCCTGTCCGCTTTTCGCGATAATTTCATCCAGACCAATGCCCAGATCTATCCCGGTAATAGCGGCGGCCCCTTGATTGACAGCAAAGGCCGAGTGATCGGGGTGAATACCAAAAAACTCCTTACCCGTAAATTTGAAGGGCTGGGCTTTGCTATTCCTATACGCATTGTATTTGCCGAGTTTGAGGATTATCTCTCCTTAAACTAG
- a CDS encoding bifunctional precorrin-2 dehydrogenase/sirohydrochlorin ferrochelatase, with protein sequence MYHISLNIAGKLCVVVGGGNVAERKVLSLFNAHASVRIISPQLTEVLSDLTANTSVEWRKRGYQCGDLDGALLVFAATDNRAVQGAVVRDAQQAGMLVNVADAPDLCDFQIPAVVQRESLNIAVSTNGTSPALAAKIRQDLEKRYGDEYAILLRLMSRLRARICNDASTDGTDRKRVFQNILHEDIIHWIRGEQWERLSQHLDTVLGPDIHFDLRELTEKETKPR encoded by the coding sequence GTGTATCATATCAGCTTAAATATCGCAGGAAAACTCTGTGTTGTTGTGGGCGGCGGTAACGTGGCGGAACGTAAAGTTCTTTCTCTGTTCAACGCTCACGCCTCTGTGCGGATCATTAGCCCGCAACTTACCGAGGTGTTGTCTGATCTTACAGCGAATACTTCTGTTGAGTGGCGGAAGAGGGGCTATCAGTGCGGGGATCTTGACGGTGCCCTGCTGGTGTTTGCTGCTACTGATAATCGGGCCGTTCAGGGAGCTGTTGTTCGGGATGCCCAGCAGGCAGGAATGCTGGTCAATGTGGCCGATGCCCCGGATCTCTGCGATTTCCAGATACCAGCTGTTGTCCAAAGAGAGAGTTTAAACATCGCTGTCTCCACCAATGGAACCAGCCCTGCCTTGGCAGCAAAAATACGTCAGGACTTGGAAAAAAGGTACGGAGATGAGTACGCGATTTTACTGCGCCTGATGTCTCGCCTCAGGGCACGAATTTGTAACGACGCTTCTACAGACGGTACTGATCGGAAAAGAGTATTCCAAAATATTCTCCATGAGGATATAATTCACTGGATACGAGGTGAGCAATGGGAACGACTGTCGCAGCACCTTGATACTGTCCTCGGCCCTGATATACATTTTGATCTTCGTGAACTCACAGAAAAAGAGACGAAACCCCGATGA
- the plsY gene encoding glycerol-3-phosphate 1-O-acyltransferase PlsY — protein sequence MHFFHFFMIIVSYLIGAIPFGLLLSRGRGVNIREQGSKNIGATNVSRLLGKKLGFLTFLLDCAKGYLPMFFAGLLLGDTPDRHVVIALCGAAAVVGHMFPIYLGFKGGKGVATGLGVFLYLAPKVVLISLAVFIATVVATGFVSLGSLLASAVVLPCLYFFTEPTWKLLLASFVVVMIWIKHHENIGRLLKGNEKSFKKKK from the coding sequence ATGCATTTTTTTCATTTTTTCATGATCATAGTTTCCTACCTCATTGGTGCTATTCCCTTTGGTCTTCTGCTGTCCCGTGGTCGAGGAGTGAATATTCGTGAGCAGGGCAGTAAAAATATCGGTGCCACCAATGTTTCCCGCCTGCTGGGTAAGAAGCTCGGGTTCTTAACCTTTCTCCTTGATTGCGCAAAAGGGTATCTGCCCATGTTTTTTGCTGGGCTGCTGCTTGGCGATACTCCGGATCGTCATGTGGTGATTGCCCTTTGTGGTGCGGCTGCGGTGGTCGGGCATATGTTTCCGATCTATCTCGGTTTTAAGGGAGGGAAGGGGGTGGCCACCGGCCTCGGTGTTTTTCTCTATTTGGCCCCCAAAGTGGTTCTCATCAGCTTAGCTGTTTTTATCGCCACTGTTGTTGCCACCGGGTTTGTCTCCCTCGGCTCTTTGTTGGCTTCAGCTGTGGTTTTGCCTTGCCTTTATTTTTTCACAGAACCGACGTGGAAGCTTTTACTCGCTAGTTTTGTCGTTGTTATGATCTGGATCAAGCATCATGAGAATATCGGGCGACTGTTGAAAGGGAATGAGAAGAGCTTTAAGAAAAAGAAGTGA
- the ccsA gene encoding cytochrome c biogenesis protein CcsA yields MSYLLFQAGFAAYFVTAVIYTVFFFSQKNQIRNVARISFIIAASLHTLNIIFRYIEAGHTPITSIHETISFFAWSIACCHLSFRWRYTVKNSGTFTSIIVLLLMLASSLASREILPLPPEMRSWLLPVHASISIIADAFLALAAIGGIMYLLQERELKQKRFGFFFSRLPSLDALDKLNQHCISIGFPLMTLGMFAGYIWARQIWGGRPWQWNPKVVCAMITWLFYAGLMHQRFTMGWRGRRAAWITVIAFCAVLLTFWFVLSGGPTHGA; encoded by the coding sequence ATGAGCTATCTGCTTTTTCAAGCTGGTTTTGCTGCCTATTTTGTTACTGCTGTCATTTATACAGTCTTTTTTTTCAGCCAGAAGAACCAGATAAGAAATGTTGCACGTATTAGTTTTATTATTGCCGCTTCTCTGCATACTCTTAATATTATTTTTCGCTATATAGAGGCCGGGCATACCCCTATTACCAGTATTCACGAGACAATTTCCTTCTTTGCTTGGTCAATCGCTTGCTGCCACCTTTCTTTTCGTTGGCGATATACTGTAAAAAATTCCGGAACCTTTACCTCAATTATTGTCCTGCTGCTGATGCTGGCATCTTCGTTGGCCTCTCGGGAGATCCTTCCTCTGCCCCCTGAGATGCGGTCATGGCTGCTGCCTGTACATGCCTCCATTTCTATTATTGCTGATGCCTTCCTGGCTTTGGCTGCCATTGGCGGGATTATGTATCTGCTCCAGGAGCGGGAGTTGAAGCAGAAGCGCTTTGGCTTTTTTTTCTCCCGCCTGCCTTCTCTGGATGCCCTGGATAAGTTGAATCAGCACTGTATCAGTATTGGTTTTCCCTTGATGACCTTGGGCATGTTTGCCGGATATATCTGGGCTCGGCAGATATGGGGTGGCCGTCCTTGGCAATGGAACCCTAAGGTCGTCTGTGCCATGATAACCTGGCTTTTTTACGCAGGGCTTATGCATCAGCGTTTCACTATGGGCTGGCGGGGGCGGCGGGCTGCCTGGATAACCGTGATCGCCTTTTGTGCGGTTCTATTGACCTTCTGGTTTGTATTAAGCGGGGGACCGACACATGGGGCATGA
- a CDS encoding STAS-like domain-containing protein has translation MKDVIYIENRFGKLCANGDNALAFLQDEVIPLIHEGKDIAFDFMGVRNMNSSFSNALFANLVMQEGVEVLGHVTFKNCNSNIKALVNAALDFGYSKLPMAEAC, from the coding sequence ATGAAAGATGTTATTTATATAGAAAATCGCTTTGGGAAATTGTGCGCAAACGGTGATAACGCATTGGCATTCCTTCAGGATGAGGTTATACCTTTAATACATGAAGGAAAAGATATAGCTTTTGATTTTATGGGAGTGAGAAATATGAACAGCTCGTTCTCGAATGCATTGTTTGCTAATCTGGTGATGCAGGAAGGGGTTGAAGTTTTGGGCCATGTAACTTTTAAGAACTGCAATTCCAATATTAAGGCGTTGGTTAATGCCGCCTTGGATTTTGGTTATTCAAAGTTGCCTATGGCAGAAGCTTGCTAG